The following proteins are co-located in the Gammaproteobacteria bacterium genome:
- a CDS encoding DUF3341 domain-containing protein, producing the protein MTLLASFAHEDAALDAARALREKGVAGVDLYSPIPLHGAEEALGLGKSLVRVFTLLGGILGAIGGFTLCVWTATRFILPTAGRPVITLPPYLLITYESTILLGTLMTLLGFFVVARLPAWRDRTYRASSNVDRFVISVAGADAAEAEDILRAAGAESIEREDAS; encoded by the coding sequence ATGACGCTGCTGGCCTCATTCGCGCACGAAGACGCCGCGCTGGACGCCGCCCGGGCCCTGCGCGAAAAGGGCGTTGCCGGAGTGGACCTGTATTCTCCCATCCCACTGCACGGGGCCGAGGAAGCTCTGGGACTGGGCAAGTCCCTGGTGCGGGTGTTCACGCTGCTTGGGGGCATCCTGGGCGCGATCGGCGGATTTACGCTGTGCGTATGGACCGCCACGCGCTTCATCCTGCCGACCGCGGGCCGGCCCGTGATCACGCTGCCGCCGTACCTGCTGATCACCTACGAGAGCACGATCCTGCTGGGCACGCTGATGACGCTGCTGGGTTTCTTCGTGGTGGCGCGCTTGCCGGCGTGGAGGGACCGCACGTATCGCGCTTCCAGCAATGTGGACCGCTTCGTGATTTCGGTGGCCGGCGCCGACGCAGCCGAGGCCGAGGACATTCTGCGGGCCGCGGGCGCCGAGTCGATCGAGCGGGAGGATGCATCGTGA
- a CDS encoding cytochrome c produces the protein MSAVVMLCGALALPGGLRALPWNDDMKDQVSVKTQETTVELPAESVPADGGELDGPADLAELVRARLKAGEQLSNPLAAEDADDGRAVEMYDIYCRVCHGVAGAGDGSVGLKYNPQPMDLTLPYVQQQTDGQLYYTITHGGVIMPSYRFAMSSEDRWRIVQYLRTGLLEEAAKVADAAEPESGGETAAE, from the coding sequence GTGAGTGCGGTCGTGATGTTGTGCGGCGCGCTCGCGTTGCCGGGCGGGCTGCGTGCGTTGCCGTGGAATGACGACATGAAGGACCAGGTGAGCGTCAAGACTCAGGAAACGACGGTGGAGCTGCCGGCGGAATCCGTTCCTGCGGACGGCGGCGAGCTGGACGGGCCGGCCGACCTGGCGGAGCTGGTGCGCGCGCGTCTGAAGGCCGGAGAGCAACTGAGCAATCCGCTCGCCGCGGAAGATGCGGACGACGGCCGCGCGGTGGAGATGTACGACATCTACTGCCGCGTCTGCCACGGCGTCGCGGGTGCCGGAGACGGCAGCGTGGGGCTCAAGTACAACCCGCAGCCCATGGATCTCACCTTGCCCTACGTGCAGCAGCAGACCGACGGCCAGCTCTACTACACGATCACGCACGGCGGCGTGATCATGCCCAGCTACCGGTTTGCGATGTCGAGTGAAGACCGCTGGCGCATCGTGCAGTATCTGCGCACCGGCCTGCTTGAGGAAGCCGCGAAAGTGGCGGACGCTGCCGAGCCCGAGTCCGGCGGCGAGACGGCGGCCGAATGA
- a CDS encoding RnfABCDGE type electron transport complex subunit B, protein MQPSVARIDEALCVGCARCLPVCPVDAIIGSRNFTHTIIHDECVGCGLCLPPCPVDCIAIEPRFPGSPADDENKEMRRGKLRRLGKTAQRRFRARKVRLAAMGDSAEARVSGAPPATAATPTDDEIEDLIRSLS, encoded by the coding sequence GTGCAGCCCTCGGTAGCGCGAATCGACGAAGCGCTATGCGTGGGCTGTGCACGCTGCCTTCCGGTCTGTCCGGTGGATGCCATCATCGGCAGCCGCAACTTCACTCATACGATCATTCATGACGAGTGCGTGGGCTGCGGCTTGTGCCTGCCGCCCTGCCCCGTGGACTGCATCGCCATCGAACCGCGCTTTCCCGGCTCGCCCGCCGATGATGAGAATAAGGAAATGCGGCGCGGCAAGCTGCGCAGACTGGGCAAGACGGCGCAGCGGCGATTTCGGGCACGCAAAGTCCGGCTGGCCGCGATGGGCGACAGCGCCGAAGCGCGGGTTTCCGGCGCGCCGCCGGCTACCGCTGCCACGCCGACCGACGACGAAATCGAAGACCTGATCCGAAGCCTTTCCTGA
- the metG gene encoding methionine--tRNA ligase, with translation MARKILVTAALPYASGQIHLGNLLEMVQTDIWVRYQRLSGADCAFVCATDAHGTPTMLKAREEGTSPEEYAESCRAAHVRDFESFGIRFDNYYTTHSPENRELVERIYSRLVERGYIRTRTIQQAYDEEAGMFLPDRYVRGECPSCGAQDQYGDSCSACGATYAPSELVNPRSILSGRPPVTRESEHKFFKLGEFESLLKTWMQAGNLDRGARNKLAEWFKEGLKDWDITRDEPYFGFEVPGEKGKYFYVWLDAPVGYMASFRNLCGAGEDAEDRFERYFGPDSDAELYHFIGKDILYFHALFWPAVLLGAGMRTPSGVFVHGFLTVDGLKMSKSKGTFITASDYLAAGLDPEYLRYYYAAKLGPGLDDIDLQLEDFAARINSDLVGKLVNIASRCASFVQRGFDNRLGPRLHDPALYEQFVAQREQIGEHYESRSYGKAMRAIMALADRANVWINERKPWELAKDPDRQDELQAIVTQGINLFRVLMTYIAPVLPDISSKAAAFLRSDLNWNDVDEPLLDESIAVFKPLAGRISLKTLKALVETNRGQAAAEVEHSEPIDIDEFLRTDLRVAKIVKAERVAGANRLLRLTLDDGGKGRTVFAGIAGAYAPSILVGRKVVLVANLKPRKMRFGVSEGMVLAAGEGESRVFLLSPDEGAEPGMRVR, from the coding sequence ATGGCGCGCAAGATCCTAGTCACCGCGGCGCTGCCCTACGCCAGCGGTCAGATCCATCTCGGCAACCTGCTCGAGATGGTGCAGACCGACATCTGGGTTCGCTACCAACGGCTGTCCGGCGCCGACTGCGCGTTCGTTTGCGCGACCGACGCGCACGGCACGCCCACGATGCTCAAGGCGCGCGAGGAAGGCACGAGTCCGGAGGAATATGCCGAGTCCTGCCGGGCCGCGCACGTGCGGGACTTCGAGTCCTTCGGGATCCGCTTCGACAACTATTACACGACGCATTCGCCGGAGAACCGGGAACTGGTGGAACGGATTTACTCCCGGCTGGTGGAGCGCGGTTACATCCGTACCCGCACGATCCAGCAGGCCTACGACGAGGAGGCGGGCATGTTCCTGCCCGACCGCTACGTGCGGGGCGAATGCCCGTCCTGCGGGGCGCAAGACCAGTACGGCGACAGCTGCTCCGCCTGCGGGGCCACTTACGCGCCCTCGGAGCTGGTCAACCCGCGTTCGATCCTGAGCGGCCGCCCGCCGGTCACCCGCGAATCCGAGCACAAGTTCTTCAAGCTGGGCGAGTTCGAATCGCTGCTGAAGACCTGGATGCAGGCCGGCAACCTGGACCGCGGCGCCCGCAACAAGCTGGCGGAGTGGTTCAAGGAAGGCCTGAAGGACTGGGACATCACCCGCGACGAGCCGTATTTCGGCTTCGAGGTGCCGGGCGAGAAGGGGAAGTACTTCTACGTCTGGCTGGATGCGCCGGTCGGCTACATGGCCAGTTTCCGCAACCTGTGCGGCGCCGGCGAGGACGCGGAAGACCGGTTCGAACGCTATTTCGGGCCGGACAGCGACGCCGAGCTGTACCACTTCATCGGCAAGGACATCCTGTACTTCCACGCATTGTTCTGGCCGGCGGTGCTGCTGGGCGCCGGCATGCGCACGCCCAGCGGCGTTTTCGTACACGGCTTCCTGACCGTGGACGGGCTGAAGATGTCCAAGTCCAAGGGCACCTTCATTACCGCCTCGGACTACCTGGCGGCCGGCCTGGACCCCGAGTACCTGCGCTACTACTACGCTGCAAAGCTCGGTCCGGGTCTGGACGACATCGACCTGCAGCTGGAGGATTTCGCCGCACGGATCAACTCCGATCTGGTCGGCAAGCTGGTGAACATCGCCAGCCGCTGCGCCAGCTTCGTGCAGCGCGGGTTCGACAACCGCCTCGGACCGCGGCTGCACGACCCGGCCCTGTACGAGCAATTCGTCGCGCAGAGGGAGCAGATCGGCGAGCATTACGAATCCCGTTCCTACGGCAAGGCCATGCGGGCGATCATGGCCCTGGCCGACCGCGCCAACGTCTGGATCAACGAGCGCAAGCCTTGGGAACTGGCCAAGGACCCGGACAGGCAGGACGAATTGCAGGCGATCGTAACGCAGGGGATCAACCTGTTTCGGGTGCTCATGACCTATATCGCCCCGGTTCTTCCGGACATCTCCTCGAAGGCCGCGGCATTTCTGCGCTCCGATCTGAACTGGAATGACGTGGACGAACCGCTGCTTGACGAATCGATTGCCGTATTCAAGCCGCTGGCGGGCCGAATATCGCTCAAGACGCTCAAGGCTCTGGTGGAAACCAATCGCGGCCAGGCTGCCGCCGAAGTCGAGCATTCCGAACCCATCGACATCGACGAGTTCCTGCGCACGGACCTGCGGGTGGCGAAGATAGTCAAGGCCGAGCGAGTGGCGGGCGCCAACCGGCTGTTGCGCCTTACGCTGGACGACGGCGGCAAGGGCCGCACCGTCTTCGCCGGAATTGCCGGCGCCTACGCCCCTTCGATCCTGGTGGGACGCAAGGTGGTGCTGGTAGCGAACCTGAAGCCGCGGAAGATGCGTTTCGGCGTGTCGGAAGGCATGGTGCTGGCCGCCGGCGAGGGAGAGTCGCGGGTGTTCCTGCTGTCCCCCGACGAAGGCGCGGAACCGGGCATGCGCGTGCGCTAG
- a CDS encoding M2 family metallopeptidase — MHDPRGGRSNVNTRIVVTALALTLPVSASTEDTPLQSAEDFVRETSEQYEEVGREGAAAAWAYQTYITPDTALLAARAQERGLRFQSSAVEGARRYDGVELAPLTQRAINAIKWGTTLPAPDDDAKRRELSEIMTRMEGAYGSGKYCPGGPESCRDLEELSVVMANSRDYYELLEAWRGWRTISPPIRADYRRFVELGNEGARELGFNDMGELWRSGYDMPVADFSDEVERLWSQVSPLYEQLHCYTGDKLRQAYGDEIVPAGEPIPAHLLGNMWSQTWGEIYDLAEPYPGIAELNVTRAMQEQDYSAVYMTELAEDFFVSLGMPALPESFWQRSLLVKPRDREVVCHASAWSMDGKDDVRIKMCIEPTQDHLFTIYHELGHIYYYLAYRDQPIVFQSGAHDGFHEAVGDTVTLSITGKFLKNLGLVEEIEESPEALINSQMKLALDKIAFLPFGKLMDQWRWGVFSGEIAPEDYNAAWWDLRTRYQGIRPPMERSEADFDPGAKYHIPGNTPYTRYFLAFVLQFQFQRALCDAAGFEGPLHECSIYGNKEAGALLWKMLQSGSSRPWQDSLEEVTGQREMDASAIIAYFQPLMDWLETENQGLSCGW, encoded by the coding sequence ATGCATGACCCCCGCGGAGGAAGAAGCAACGTGAATACCCGAATCGTCGTCACGGCGCTGGCCCTGACCCTTCCCGTCAGCGCCTCGACCGAAGATACGCCGCTGCAGAGCGCCGAGGATTTTGTGAGAGAAACCAGCGAGCAATACGAGGAAGTGGGCCGGGAAGGCGCCGCGGCCGCCTGGGCCTATCAGACCTACATCACCCCGGACACCGCGCTGCTCGCCGCCAGGGCGCAGGAACGGGGGCTCAGGTTCCAGAGTTCCGCGGTCGAGGGCGCCAGACGCTATGACGGCGTTGAACTCGCCCCCCTGACACAGCGCGCCATCAACGCGATCAAGTGGGGGACGACGCTGCCGGCGCCGGACGACGACGCCAAGCGTCGCGAACTGTCGGAAATCATGACCCGCATGGAAGGCGCATACGGCAGCGGCAAGTATTGTCCCGGCGGCCCGGAGAGCTGCCGCGACCTTGAGGAACTCAGCGTGGTCATGGCGAACAGCCGGGACTACTACGAGCTGCTGGAAGCATGGCGCGGCTGGCGCACGATTTCTCCCCCGATCCGGGCCGACTACCGGCGTTTCGTGGAATTGGGTAACGAAGGCGCAAGAGAGCTGGGATTCAACGACATGGGCGAGCTGTGGCGTTCCGGCTACGACATGCCGGTGGCCGATTTCAGCGACGAGGTGGAGCGGCTGTGGAGCCAGGTGTCGCCGCTGTACGAGCAGTTGCACTGCTACACCGGCGACAAGCTGCGGCAGGCTTACGGCGACGAAATCGTGCCCGCGGGCGAACCGATTCCCGCACACCTGCTGGGCAATATGTGGTCGCAGACCTGGGGCGAGATCTACGACCTGGCGGAGCCGTATCCCGGGATAGCGGAACTGAACGTGACCCGGGCGATGCAGGAGCAGGACTACAGCGCCGTCTACATGACCGAACTGGCGGAAGATTTCTTCGTCTCGCTGGGCATGCCTGCGTTGCCGGAGAGTTTCTGGCAGCGTTCGCTGCTGGTGAAGCCGCGGGACCGCGAGGTGGTCTGTCACGCCAGCGCCTGGAGTATGGACGGCAAGGACGATGTGCGGATCAAGATGTGCATCGAACCTACCCAGGACCACCTGTTCACCATCTATCACGAACTCGGCCATATCTACTACTACCTCGCCTACCGCGATCAGCCGATCGTTTTCCAGTCCGGGGCCCACGACGGTTTCCACGAGGCGGTGGGCGACACGGTCACGTTGTCGATAACCGGCAAGTTCCTGAAGAACCTGGGCCTGGTCGAGGAGATTGAGGAAAGTCCCGAGGCCCTGATCAACTCGCAGATGAAGCTGGCGCTGGACAAGATCGCCTTTCTGCCCTTCGGCAAGCTGATGGACCAGTGGCGGTGGGGCGTTTTCTCCGGGGAAATCGCGCCGGAGGACTACAACGCCGCCTGGTGGGACCTGCGCACGCGCTACCAGGGCATAAGGCCGCCGATGGAGCGCAGCGAGGCCGATTTCGACCCGGGCGCCAAGTACCACATTCCCGGCAACACGCCCTACACCCGCTACTTCCTGGCGTTCGTGCTGCAGTTCCAGTTCCAGCGGGCGCTTTGCGACGCCGCGGGATTCGAGGGACCGCTGCACGAGTGTTCGATCTACGGGAACAAGGAAGCCGGCGCGCTGCTGTGGAAGATGCTCCAGTCCGGTTCCAGCCGGCCTTGGCAGGACTCGCTGGAAGAAGTGACCGGGCAGCGCGAAATGGACGCCTCGGCGATCATCGCCTACTTTCAGCCGCTCATGGACTGGCTTGAGACCGAGAACCAGGGTCTTTCCTGCGGCTGGTAA
- a CDS encoding peptide MFS transporter: MITRPPRRESADYNAPMLNFFRHPRGLVTLFFTEMWERMSYYGMRALLVLFMVDQVQRGGMGLTDEIATAIYGVYTAAVYLVALPGGWMADRLLGGQRAVWVGGIIIMSGHFVLAVPSVATFYMGLILVVLGTGLLKPNISALVGQLYSPTDPRRDGGFTLYYLGINVGAFIGPLVCGWLADYNWHYGFAAAGVGMLFGLVQFYYTRKYLGEAGARPESAASAAYRRKVWLGVAAALAALAAVYAGALGGAIELNARAIAEASAVVIVAVAAIYFLSLLLFGGLTRDERLRVIGIIVLFFGAAMFWAGFEQSGSSLNLFAERYTIREIGSFSFPAEWFQSLNPFFIIVLGPLFAMLWTALARRNLDPSTPLKFAFGLIQLGLGFLVMIGAATLVAEGNPVLPTWLFFTYLLHTTGELCLSPVGLSAVTRLAPKKYVGQMMGIWFLGASLGSLIAGLIAGEFDPEALSDMPGLYWQIVLTTVGSGLILAVFLKPLKKCMTPAEEEAT; the protein is encoded by the coding sequence ATGATAACGCGCCCGCCGCGCCGGGAAAGCGCTGACTATAATGCGCCGATGCTCAATTTCTTCCGGCATCCGCGGGGTCTGGTGACCCTTTTCTTCACCGAGATGTGGGAGCGGATGAGCTACTACGGCATGCGGGCGCTGCTGGTGCTGTTCATGGTCGACCAGGTGCAGCGGGGCGGCATGGGCCTTACCGATGAAATCGCGACGGCCATCTACGGCGTCTATACGGCCGCGGTGTACCTGGTGGCCTTGCCCGGAGGATGGATGGCAGACCGCCTTCTGGGAGGCCAGCGCGCCGTGTGGGTGGGCGGCATCATCATCATGAGCGGTCATTTCGTTCTCGCCGTGCCGAGCGTCGCCACGTTCTACATGGGGCTGATCCTCGTGGTGCTGGGCACCGGGCTGCTCAAACCCAACATCAGCGCCCTGGTCGGCCAGCTCTACTCGCCCACCGACCCGCGGCGCGACGGCGGCTTCACGCTCTATTACCTGGGCATCAACGTGGGCGCCTTTATCGGTCCGCTGGTGTGCGGCTGGCTGGCCGACTACAACTGGCACTACGGCTTCGCCGCTGCCGGGGTAGGCATGCTGTTCGGCCTGGTGCAGTTCTACTACACCCGCAAGTACCTGGGCGAGGCCGGCGCCCGTCCGGAATCCGCCGCCTCCGCCGCGTATCGCAGGAAGGTCTGGCTGGGCGTGGCGGCCGCCCTTGCGGCGCTCGCCGCCGTTTACGCCGGCGCACTGGGCGGCGCGATCGAGCTGAACGCGCGCGCGATCGCGGAAGCGAGCGCCGTCGTGATCGTGGCCGTGGCGGCGATCTACTTCCTTTCCCTGCTGTTGTTCGGAGGGCTCACGCGCGACGAACGCCTGCGCGTGATCGGCATCATCGTCCTGTTTTTCGGCGCCGCCATGTTCTGGGCCGGCTTCGAGCAGTCCGGCTCATCGCTCAACCTGTTCGCCGAGCGCTACACGATCCGGGAAATCGGATCGTTCAGCTTCCCGGCCGAGTGGTTCCAGTCGCTCAATCCCTTCTTCATCATCGTCCTGGGGCCGCTGTTCGCGATGCTTTGGACGGCCCTGGCGCGGCGGAATCTCGACCCGTCCACACCATTGAAATTCGCCTTCGGGCTGATCCAGCTCGGGCTGGGCTTCCTCGTGATGATCGGCGCCGCCACCCTGGTGGCCGAGGGCAACCCGGTGCTGCCCACCTGGCTGTTCTTTACCTATTTGCTGCACACGACCGGCGAGCTGTGCCTGAGCCCCGTCGGCCTTTCCGCGGTCACGCGGCTGGCGCCGAAGAAATACGTGGGCCAGATGATGGGCATCTGGTTCCTGGGCGCGTCGCTGGGCAGCCTGATCGCCGGGCTGATCGCGGGCGAGTTCGATCCGGAGGCGCTGAGCGACATGCCCGGGCTGTACTGGCAGATCGTGCTTACGACCGTGGGCAGCGGCCTGATCCTCGCCGTTTTTCTGAAGCCATTGAAGAAATGCATGACCCCCGCGGAGGAAGAAGCAACGTGA
- a CDS encoding septation protein IspZ, whose product MPEEIEHRRIIVSAFPARRARYHSAAVQVFLDFFFLVPFLAAYLLWGLIPAVWVLMGAVIVQVAAQWLIGGRYKPKPITLASAGLVLVFGTLTVVLKDPVFIKWKPTVLYWAMSVALVGARLWKRKGVIHAILKSQAEGFSALPARTASALDWAWLMFLALMGVLNIWVAYTFSEATWVYFKLFGLTALTLVFGLLQGFWVVRSLKTAEGE is encoded by the coding sequence ATGCCGGAAGAAATTGAGCATCGGCGCATTATAGTCAGCGCTTTCCCGGCGCGGCGGGCGCGTTATCATTCCGCCGCCGTGCAGGTTTTTCTGGATTTTTTCTTTCTTGTGCCGTTTCTGGCGGCCTACCTTCTTTGGGGGCTGATCCCGGCCGTGTGGGTGCTGATGGGCGCCGTGATCGTGCAGGTTGCCGCGCAGTGGCTGATCGGCGGGCGCTACAAGCCCAAGCCCATCACGCTGGCTTCCGCGGGACTGGTGCTGGTGTTCGGCACGCTGACCGTCGTGCTGAAGGATCCTGTGTTCATCAAGTGGAAGCCGACGGTCTTGTACTGGGCGATGAGCGTGGCGCTGGTGGGCGCGCGCCTTTGGAAGCGCAAGGGCGTGATCCATGCCATCCTGAAATCTCAGGCGGAAGGCTTTTCCGCCCTGCCGGCCCGCACGGCCTCGGCTCTGGATTGGGCATGGCTGATGTTCCTGGCCCTGATGGGCGTTCTCAACATCTGGGTGGCCTATACATTCAGCGAAGCCACCTGGGTGTACTTCAAGCTGTTCGGCCTGACCGCCCTGACCCTCGTGTTCGGCCTGCTGCAGGGCTTCTGGGTGGTGCGCTCACTGAAGACGGCTGAAGGCGAATGA
- a CDS encoding BolA family transcriptional regulator, translating into MTADRPSLIRARLLKALAPCEVEVQDDSHLHAGHVGARDGGGHYSVRIVAEQFAGLAPLARHRLVYAALNDMMQGPIHALAITALTPDEAS; encoded by the coding sequence ATGACCGCCGATCGCCCGTCTCTGATCCGCGCCCGGCTGCTCAAGGCCCTCGCGCCCTGCGAAGTCGAAGTCCAGGATGACTCACACCTGCACGCCGGCCACGTGGGCGCCCGCGACGGCGGCGGCCATTACTCGGTCCGAATCGTGGCCGAGCAATTCGCCGGCCTGGCCCCACTCGCCCGCCACCGCCTCGTTTACGCTGCCTTGAATGACATGATGCAGGGACCCATCCACGCCCTCGCCATCACCGCCCTCACGCCCGACGAAGCAAGCTGA
- a CDS encoding alpha/beta hydrolase yields the protein MTIRRTLVETSSGFVHVLTAGFGSPILFLHWTPASGRQYVPVLKKLGNSGFAGYAPDNMGYGQSDPRPAPWLVKDYADNIAAVMDGLGLESAAVVGGHVSSEFAVELSLRHPQRVTHLVLDGCPVWDRAFRDEVLSISRQPAPEWSEDGAHIAWVWERSLWLQRMWDSGFELDDGGAALLRNAVIDSMLAQQMDDATQALREYEMGDALAKVRVPTLALTAETDPLNNCHEKVLALVEGSTGHTFSGGHPHHYPEKAGEYVDVILEFLRSG from the coding sequence ATGACCATCCGCCGCACGCTGGTCGAGACCTCGTCGGGTTTCGTGCACGTCCTCACCGCCGGCTTCGGTTCTCCGATCCTGTTTCTGCACTGGACACCGGCGTCCGGCCGCCAATACGTGCCCGTGCTGAAGAAGCTCGGCAATTCGGGGTTCGCCGGCTACGCCCCGGACAACATGGGTTACGGCCAGTCGGATCCACGCCCCGCTCCGTGGTTGGTAAAGGACTATGCAGACAACATCGCTGCAGTAATGGACGGTTTGGGGCTGGAGTCCGCGGCCGTCGTGGGCGGGCACGTATCTTCCGAATTCGCGGTCGAGCTGTCTCTGCGCCATCCGCAGCGCGTAACGCATCTGGTTCTCGACGGCTGCCCGGTCTGGGACCGCGCCTTCCGCGACGAAGTGCTGAGCATCTCCCGGCAGCCTGCGCCGGAGTGGTCGGAGGACGGCGCTCATATCGCCTGGGTCTGGGAGCGGTCGCTGTGGCTGCAGCGCATGTGGGACTCGGGGTTCGAGCTGGATGATGGCGGCGCCGCCCTGCTCCGCAACGCGGTGATCGACAGCATGCTGGCGCAGCAAATGGACGACGCGACCCAGGCGCTGAGGGAATACGAGATGGGGGACGCTTTGGCGAAAGTCCGCGTACCCACGCTGGCGCTCACGGCCGAGACGGACCCGTTGAACAATTGCCACGAGAAGGTGCTGGCGTTGGTCGAGGGCTCGACAGGACACACTTTCTCGGGTGGCCATCCGCATCACTATCCGGAAAAGGCCGGAGAGTACGTGGACGTTATTCTGGAGTTTCTTCGGAGCGGCTGA
- a CDS encoding phytanoyl-CoA dioxygenase family protein: MHPKVTQEIIDAYKEVGVAHVPGVFSSEWVALMTQAIDSVVAGLRDGSLVFGPHETMRDVEFEDHDGYVRLVNAYWRVPEMQALVEECGCAEIVADVIGSDEMRAWVDGTFLKEGNKDETATPWHNDECLFPFSGEHSPSMWVALTDMGPDNAPLLTLAGSNRDPHRYISSWALEGAERPPNFHPWSELLERVAAPDADIRVWEARAGDMLIIHPKTIHASKPRTAGYAGRRLGFSLRWIGSDIRYQVNPTARKNPFEGSELLKEGERLPDSLMPVTWRRPPRKKAA; the protein is encoded by the coding sequence ATGCACCCGAAGGTTACGCAGGAAATCATCGACGCCTACAAGGAAGTAGGCGTGGCCCATGTGCCGGGCGTTTTTTCCAGCGAGTGGGTGGCGCTAATGACGCAAGCCATCGATTCGGTCGTCGCCGGGCTGCGCGACGGCTCGCTTGTTTTCGGGCCCCACGAGACCATGCGCGACGTGGAATTCGAGGACCACGACGGCTACGTGCGGCTGGTCAACGCCTACTGGCGGGTGCCGGAGATGCAGGCGCTGGTGGAGGAGTGCGGCTGCGCCGAGATCGTCGCCGACGTGATCGGCTCGGACGAAATGCGCGCCTGGGTGGACGGCACGTTCCTGAAGGAAGGCAACAAGGACGAAACGGCCACGCCCTGGCACAACGACGAGTGCCTGTTTCCGTTTTCCGGCGAACACAGCCCGTCGATGTGGGTGGCCCTGACCGACATGGGTCCCGACAATGCGCCTCTGCTGACGCTGGCCGGCTCCAACAGGGACCCGCACCGCTATATAAGTTCCTGGGCGCTCGAGGGCGCCGAGCGGCCGCCCAATTTCCACCCCTGGTCGGAGCTGCTGGAGCGGGTTGCCGCGCCGGACGCGGACATCCGCGTCTGGGAAGCGCGCGCGGGCGACATGCTGATCATCCACCCGAAGACGATCCACGCCTCCAAACCGCGCACGGCCGGCTACGCGGGCCGCCGCCTCGGATTCTCGCTGCGCTGGATCGGCAGCGACATCCGCTACCAGGTCAATCCGACGGCAAGAAAGAACCCGTTCGAGGGCAGCGAGTTGCTGAAAGAGGGCGAACGCCTTCCCGATTCGCTGATGCCCGTGACCTGGCGCCGGCCGCCCCGAAAGAAAGCCGCCTGA